The Sporichthya brevicatena nucleotide sequence CGCACCACTGCGGGTGTAGCTCAATGGCAGAGCCCCAGCCTTCCAAGCTGGTCATGCGGGTTCGATTCCCGTCACCCGCTCCAGCGTTTTCGCAGGTCAGACGGCGTTTGATCCAGATCTGACCCGTCGTCAAAATTGACCTCTAGGTGCCCTCGTAGACCTGTTTTCGCCGCTCTTTAGGTCATGAATTGGTCACGCCGACGGCCAGCGCTGGACACCCAAACTCCCAGGTCAGACCCATCCCAGGCCACGGACAACCACGGGCCAAGCGGACGCCGCGGGCCGATGGCCATCGGGGGCGCCAGTCACCGGCCGATCCCCGGGGTGTCATCCCGACCGAGCTCTCGAAAGTCGAGAGCGGCGGAACTTCGCCGGACGGAGAGGGCATTGGACTGCTGCCGTTCCCGTATTCGGCGCAGCACGGCCGTGGTGTCATGCCCGGCCGCGGCGATGACGCCGTCGCGCCACTGTTCGCTCTTGGCGGGGGCGAGGTAGCCCTCGATGGGGTCGGCGCGGGGCCGGGCGGCGCGTAGGTCTCGCCGGTTCCCGTCGTACTCGCGGTCGCGGGTGTCGCGCTGGACCTGCCGGCTCAGGTCGTAGATCTCCCGGTCGAGCTGCGCCCGGTCGCGGAAGACCTCGTTGGACGCGTCCTGCCGGGAACTGATCGCGTCGGTGAGAATCTTGCGGCGGCCGCGACGCCAGCCAGGCGTCCGGGCCAACTCGGCCCGCGCTGCGTCCTCGGCCCGGCGATTCTCGAGCGCGGAACGGGCGAGTTCGGAGCGCCGCGCTTCAGCCTGAGCGAGCAACGCCGCGAGGGCGGTGTGCCCGGTTGGCGCCGCCACCATCTCCGTCGCCCCGCTCGCGGCTTCTTCCGCAAGGCGGCGCTGCTCGCGCAGAACGTGGTCGCGGGCCCGCTCGCGGACGGTGTGCGCGGTGTCCTGCGCGCCGGTGCGGGTGAGGGCGTCGCTGAGCACCTCGTGGGCCTGGTGTTGGAGTGAGGACCGGGCCCACCCCTTCACGGACGGCAGGCCGTGATGGTCCTCGGCAGGCGCCGGCCCGGTTACGGCGTCGGGGGTGATGTAGGCGTGGTTCGCAGCCCGGCCGCGCGTGAGGGCGACGTAGAGGTGTTCGCGGTCGATCCCGGGCCGGACCAGCACAAGGCCGACGTCGACAGTGGCGCCTTGGGCGGCGGTGATCGTGCTCGCCCACCCGTACTCGGCGTGGACGGCGACGTAAGCGGCGGGCAGGAAAACCCGGTCTCCGCGCTGGATGTGCTCGACCCGCAGCCCGAAGTCCTCGACGCCGAAGACGCGCCATCGGTCACCGTTGCGGACATACCGGTCGGCAGTCTCGTCCGCGGTGATCAGGGTGCGGTCGTTGCGGCGGGTGCGGAGCAGGTCGCCGCTTTGCCAGTCCCGTTCGCCGATCCGGACCACGGGGCCGTGCACCTCACCGGCGGCCATCGCGGTGTTGCGGGCGCGGAGGTTAAGTGCGTCGACGTCAGCGCGGGTGCGGGCCATCATCAGCACCTCCCGCCCCTGGGCGCGCTCGCCGGCCCAACGGGAGTGGATCGCAGCGATCGCTGCGTCGCCATCGGGACAGGCGTGTAACCGTTCCTGATTCTGATACTCGGTCAGTGATTGGGGGTCGCCGGCACGCAAGGCCAGGGACGCGCCCGCCTCCCACTCGTGGGTGAACCGGTGCACCGTGCCGAGTTCGTGGCCGTGACCGGCCGCGGCCAGCGCGGCGAGCATCCCCCCGGGGCCGTTCACGACCCCGATCTGGGCCGGGTCGCCGACCAGCACCACCTTGGCGGCCCGGCGAGCGGCCGCGGTGATCAGGGCGTCGAGGTCCAGGGTGCTGGCCATTGAGGCCTCATCGACCACCACGACGGTCCGGGCGTCCAGGACGGTACGGGCGCGCTGTTCGGGCAGCAGCAGTCCGAGCCGTTCGTGCTCCAGGCGCCATTTCGCCAGGGTGTCCGCGACCCCACCGGTCGCGGCCGCCAGTTCCGCCGCGGCCCGCGCCGACGGCGCCAGACCGATCACCCGGTACCCGCACGCCTGCCACGCCCGCGTCGCGGCACCCAAGGTCGAGGTCTTCCCCGCCCCCGCCGGCGCGGTCAGCACCGAGAGGAAGTCCCCGCCGGTGGTGAGCTTGAACGCAGCCGACCACTGCCCGCCATCGAGCCCGTCAACGAACCCACCCGCGGTGCCGGCAGAAAGTCCGGCGTCGCCCAAGGCGGCCATCGCGGCTCCGATGCGGGCCTGGCCGTAACCGCCGGCCCGGCCCCGTTCGGCCAGCGACAGCACCCGCGCCTCCGCGGCCAGCACCTGCGCACCGGCCCACCGCGCGTCCGAGGCCCGCGCCGTGACCCCGTGCGGTTGC carries:
- the mobF gene encoding MobF family relaxase; the protein is MLSSAKIGTSSWRYYTAGVACAATDYYIGTGEAPGRWSGRGLGELGLTAGATVAEAELEALFGRALHPVTGARLGRAWRADGVTGFDLTFSAPKSVSSLWALADPDMASEVRAAHRAAVETAMSYLDLHASWSRSGTDGVDQVGTAGLVASSFEHRTSRCGDPQLHTHTLVVNKVRCTDGRWRTLDATELYHHKKSAGTIYQAALRSELHARLSVVFAEPNAHGQAEIAGIPAALMKLWSKRTAQIEPEAAAKIAEYENSFHRSLTGAERAAVTKTAVLTTRPGKSYPDPGSLHTRWVAEARRAGHDPAAVVADVRAAADRRARDAGPGSDAGTAAAAVMAAAETRSTFSRADVVAQVAARLPVDARGAAAVLRTVEALTDQGLGLDDAVAVGRQPHGVTARASDARWAGAQVLAAEARVLSLAERGRAGGYGQARIGAAMAALGDAGLSAGTAGGFVDGLDGGQWSAAFKLTTGGDFLSVLTAPAGAGKTSTLGAATRAWQACGYRVIGLAPSARAAAELAAATGGVADTLAKWRLEHERLGLLLPEQRARTVLDARTVVVVDEASMASTLDLDALITAAARRAAKVVLVGDPAQIGVVNGPGGMLAALAAAGHGHELGTVHRFTHEWEAGASLALRAGDPQSLTEYQNQERLHACPDGDAAIAAIHSRWAGERAQGREVLMMARTRADVDALNLRARNTAMAAGEVHGPVVRIGERDWQSGDLLRTRRNDRTLITADETADRYVRNGDRWRVFGVEDFGLRVEHIQRGDRVFLPAAYVAVHAEYGWASTITAAQGATVDVGLVLVRPGIDREHLYVALTRGRAANHAYITPDAVTGPAPAEDHHGLPSVKGWARSSLQHQAHEVLSDALTRTGAQDTAHTVRERARDHVLREQRRLAEEAASGATEMVAAPTGHTALAALLAQAEARRSELARSALENRRAEDAARAELARTPGWRRGRRKILTDAISSRQDASNEVFRDRAQLDREIYDLSRQVQRDTRDREYDGNRRDLRAARPRADPIEGYLAPAKSEQWRDGVIAAAGHDTTAVLRRIRERQQSNALSVRRSSAALDFRELGRDDTPGIGR